A genomic region of Ignavibacteria bacterium contains the following coding sequences:
- a CDS encoding transcriptional regulator yields MKHTETQTIEFKPSWRDEYLKSICAFANTDGGKLIIGVDDNGKPVGIKDSKKLLEDLPNKFKDILGIIPNIKVEKKKNKDVVIVEVQHSYAPISYHGRFYIRSGSTIQELKGKDLTRFLISKSGKNWEEYVEERATIEDINTETIEKFKNIAVKRIPFVKDEKDPIKVLEKLNLLDDGKLTRAAILLFGKNPKKFWTSAYIKVGKFLNDTDIVSSDDIEGNLFEQVEKTIELLRTKYLISEIRFEGIYRKEELEYPEEALREAIINAVIHRDYIGPHTQLKIYPDKIIIWNVGTLPKEIRIGELKKNHSSYPRNELLADVFFKAGLIEAWGRGTIKIIDECKKSGLPEPDFKEEFGGFAVYFYKDIYTEENLRKMGLNERQIKAVLYVKEKGKITNREYQEINKVSKPTATRDFEELIAKEIFEPRGKGKRDIHYILVKPKMSQKVDR; encoded by the coding sequence ATGAAACATACCGAAACTCAAACCATTGAATTCAAACCATCTTGGCGGGATGAGTATTTGAAATCGATTTGTGCCTTTGCTAATACTGATGGTGGTAAATTGATCATCGGAGTTGATGATAATGGCAAGCCAGTTGGAATAAAAGATTCTAAAAAACTTCTTGAGGACCTGCCTAATAAATTTAAAGACATTCTTGGTATTATTCCAAACATAAAAGTTGAAAAGAAAAAAAATAAGGATGTTGTTATAGTGGAAGTTCAACATTCTTATGCGCCAATTTCTTATCACGGAAGGTTTTATATCAGAAGTGGCAGTACAATTCAGGAACTAAAAGGCAAAGACCTTACAAGATTTTTGATTTCTAAATCAGGAAAGAATTGGGAAGAATATGTTGAAGAAAGAGCTACTATTGAAGATATAAATACTGAAACTATTGAGAAATTCAAGAATATTGCAGTAAAAAGAATTCCATTTGTAAAAGATGAAAAAGACCCTATAAAAGTTCTTGAAAAGTTAAACCTGCTTGATGATGGAAAACTAACGAGAGCAGCGATTCTCCTTTTCGGGAAAAATCCAAAAAAATTCTGGACAAGTGCATATATAAAGGTTGGTAAGTTTTTAAATGATACAGACATTGTAAGTTCTGACGATATTGAGGGGAATCTTTTTGAACAGGTTGAAAAGACAATAGAATTACTGCGCACAAAATATCTCATCTCAGAAATACGATTCGAAGGAATTTATAGAAAAGAAGAGTTAGAATATCCTGAAGAAGCATTAAGAGAAGCGATAATCAATGCAGTAATTCACAGAGATTATATTGGTCCTCATACTCAATTAAAAATTTATCCAGATAAAATAATCATCTGGAATGTTGGAACGCTTCCAAAAGAAATCAGGATTGGAGAACTTAAGAAAAATCATTCGTCATATCCAAGAAACGAATTGCTTGCAGATGTATTTTTCAAAGCCGGTTTGATAGAGGCATGGGGAAGGGGAACAATAAAAATTATTGATGAGTGCAAAAAATCGGGACTACCAGAACCTGATTTTAAAGAGGAATTTGGTGGATTTGCGGTATATTTTTATAAAGACATTTATACAGAAGAAAATTTAAGAAAGATGGGATTAAATGAGAGGCAGATAAAAGCAGTATTGTATGTAAAAGAAAAAGGGAAAATTACGAACAGAGAATACCAAGAAATCAATAAAGTATCAAAACCCACAGCGACAAGAGATTTTGAAGAGTTAATAGCAAAGGAAATTTTTGAGCCAAGAGGAAAAGGCAAAAGGGATATTCATTACATTTTAGTTAAGCCAAAAATGAGCCAAAAAGTTGATAGGTGA
- a CDS encoding DEAD/DEAH box helicase family protein, which yields MVRLYLQNIVESIHWDNLPAEWINFDLASFSKDKTLFDYQQNALRNGIKALYKFFIDSEANKEKFYELYKINGFQENLDLDLKNGKHQKIFDEFINDYKIEDNKIEFYHFINRMSFWMATGSGKTLVIVKLLEILGNLISSNQIPAKDILFLTYREDLIEQFKRHIEEFNYSNNSVFINLYDLKNYDLIKRENRLRYGNELTVFYYRSDLISDEHKDKIIDFRNYDNFGNWYLLLDEAHKGEKEDSKRQQYYSILSRNGFLFNFSATFTDQIDFATCVFNFNLEKFITNGYGKQIFISKSDISNISNKDDFSDEEKKIIVLKILLLYAFIASQKKYIGDKFYHKPLIITLVNSVNTEDSDLYLFFKEIERIAVGEGDNEILEEAKLKLLIETNGTCEFTNEVISFDKDIINSLTYDDILKYVFNAETYGRIEVLKIPSNKQEIVFKLTSSDKPFGLIKIGDISEWLKNKLTGYEIIETFDNESVFTKLNKDDSDITILMGSRSFYEGWDSNRPNIILYINIGKGSDSRKFVLQSIGRGVRIEPIPNRRKRIQFLYNNNEINKEEFDQIKNYVQALETLFVFGTKAKNLAEVIETLKEEKQEELLGDLFEINPDIIDKLLLIPVYKESEKIIAEERETIKFLIHSADYQKVKEYFNYLGDKIVLIKYQCNVSVLNVLKRGFNGYADNYFKLDSQISPIKNPDLLLRTIIRHFENKVKEFNTFKPLQNEIIHFKSIRISKDKLDALREKIEIVKRVKDRDGLVAALRERFQRGEISLDDYTRQIEEIAINLTRETEVSYSVNENLKIKYLSNHYYIPVALIESDTAIYIQHIIKHPSEVYFINELENYLQKNDNKLKNFDWWYFSKIDETLDEVFIPYHNPKLKRIVKFKPDFIFWLKKDSNYFILFVDPKSTEYTDAFRKIDGYKKIFESDNNLRIFNYNGLQIKVYLKLFNTKILTPPEQDRSFWCDDINQLFNAIIN from the coding sequence ATGGTTAGATTGTATTTACAAAATATTGTAGAAAGTATTCACTGGGATAATTTACCCGCAGAATGGATTAACTTTGACCTTGCAAGTTTTTCAAAAGACAAAACTTTGTTTGATTATCAACAAAACGCATTAAGGAACGGAATAAAAGCTCTATATAAATTTTTTATTGATTCAGAAGCTAATAAAGAAAAATTTTATGAGCTTTATAAGATCAATGGCTTCCAAGAAAATCTTGACCTTGATTTGAAAAACGGTAAACATCAAAAAATTTTTGATGAATTTATTAATGACTATAAGATTGAAGATAATAAGATTGAATTTTATCATTTTATAAATCGAATGAGTTTCTGGATGGCTACTGGCAGTGGCAAAACTTTAGTCATTGTAAAGCTCCTTGAGATTTTAGGAAATTTAATAAGCTCAAATCAGATCCCAGCAAAAGATATTTTGTTTCTTACCTATCGTGAAGATTTAATTGAACAGTTTAAAAGACATATTGAAGAATTTAACTATTCTAACAATAGTGTATTTATAAATTTATATGATTTGAAAAATTATGATTTGATAAAAAGAGAAAATAGATTAAGATATGGAAATGAATTGACTGTATTTTATTACCGAAGCGATTTAATTTCAGATGAACATAAGGATAAGATTATAGATTTTAGAAATTATGATAACTTTGGTAATTGGTATCTATTGCTCGATGAAGCTCACAAGGGAGAAAAAGAGGATAGTAAAAGGCAGCAGTATTATTCAATCCTTTCAAGAAATGGATTTTTATTTAACTTCTCTGCAACTTTTACTGACCAGATTGATTTTGCAACTTGTGTCTTTAACTTTAATCTAGAAAAGTTTATAACCAACGGATATGGAAAACAAATTTTTATTTCAAAAAGCGATATTTCAAATATCAGCAACAAAGATGACTTCTCTGATGAAGAAAAAAAGATTATAGTTCTAAAGATTTTGCTTTTATATGCTTTTATTGCAAGTCAAAAAAAATATATTGGTGATAAATTTTATCATAAACCGCTCATTATCACATTAGTAAATTCTGTTAATACTGAAGATTCTGATTTATATCTTTTCTTTAAAGAAATTGAAAGAATCGCTGTTGGGGAAGGTGATAATGAGATTTTAGAGGAAGCAAAATTAAAATTACTAATTGAAACAAATGGTACCTGTGAATTTACGAATGAAGTTATATCATTCGATAAAGATATTATTAATAGTCTTACTTATGATGATATTTTGAAGTATGTCTTTAATGCAGAAACATATGGCAGAATAGAAGTTTTAAAAATACCCAGCAATAAACAGGAAATTGTTTTTAAACTCACATCAAGCGATAAACCTTTTGGACTTATAAAAATAGGTGATATCTCTGAGTGGTTAAAAAATAAACTCACAGGCTATGAAATAATTGAAACATTCGACAACGAAAGTGTATTTACAAAACTCAATAAGGATGATTCTGATATTACTATTTTAATGGGCTCTCGCTCTTTTTATGAAGGATGGGATAGTAACAGGCCTAATATTATTCTCTATATTAATATTGGTAAAGGCAGTGATTCAAGAAAATTTGTTTTACAATCTATTGGCCGAGGTGTAAGAATAGAACCCATACCAAACCGTCGAAAAAGAATTCAATTCTTATATAATAACAATGAAATAAACAAAGAAGAATTTGATCAAATTAAGAATTATGTACAGGCTCTTGAGACATTGTTTGTATTTGGAACTAAAGCTAAAAATCTTGCAGAAGTTATCGAGACACTTAAAGAAGAAAAGCAGGAAGAATTACTTGGTGATTTATTCGAAATAAATCCAGATATAATTGATAAACTACTGCTAATTCCCGTTTACAAAGAATCTGAAAAAATCATTGCCGAAGAAAGAGAAACTATTAAGTTCTTAATTCATTCCGCAGATTATCAAAAAGTAAAAGAATATTTTAATTATTTGGGCGATAAAATTGTATTGATCAAATATCAGTGTAATGTATCCGTACTTAATGTTTTGAAAAGAGGCTTTAATGGATACGCTGATAATTACTTTAAATTAGATTCTCAAATTAGTCCAATCAAAAATCCAGATTTGTTGCTGCGCACCATAATTAGACACTTCGAAAATAAAGTAAAAGAGTTCAATACATTCAAACCATTACAAAATGAAATTATTCATTTCAAAAGTATAAGAATATCAAAAGATAAATTGGATGCTCTTAGGGAAAAGATTGAAATAGTAAAAAGGGTAAAAGACCGAGATGGATTAGTAGCTGCACTTAGAGAAAGATTTCAACGTGGTGAGATTTCTTTAGATGATTATACAAGACAAATAGAAGAGATTGCTATTAATCTAACAAGGGAAACAGAAGTTTCTTATAGCGTAAATGAAAATCTAAAAATTAAATATTTATCCAATCATTACTACATACCTGTTGCATTAATAGAATCAGATACAGCAATTTATATTCAACATATTATCAAACATCCGAGTGAAGTATATTTTATTAACGAATTAGAAAATTACCTGCAAAAGAATGATAATAAATTAAAAAATTTTGATTGGTGGTATTTTTCAAAAATTGATGAAACTTTAGATGAAGTTTTCATACCATACCATAATCCAAAATTAAAAAGGATAGTGAAATTCAAGCCTGATTTTATTTTCTGGCTAAAAAAGGATTCAAACTATTTCATTTTGTTTGTTGACCCTAAAAGTACTGAGTATACTGATGCCTTTAGAAAAATAGATGGTTATAAAAAGATTTTTGAAAGTGATAATAACTTGCGAATTTTTAATTATAATGGTTTACAAATCAAAGTTTATCTCAAACTTTTTAATACTAAGATATTAACGCCCCCTGAACAAGATCGGAGCTTTTGGTGTGACGATATTAATCAATTGTTTAATGCTATTATTAATTAA
- the lepA gene encoding elongation factor 4, with translation MLNIRNFCIIAHIDHGKSTLADRLLERTGAISERELVDQVLDDMDLERERGITIKSHAVQMKYKHTDGIEYTLNLIDTPGHVDFTYEVSRSLAACEGAILVVDASQGVEAQTISNLYMAIEAGLEIIPVINKIDLPSADIENVSQQIIDLIGCKKEEIILASAKQKIGVDEILKAIVERIPPPEDNRDKPLRALIFDSKYDTYRGVITYIRIFDGELKEGQKIKFFRTDKTFIAEEVGVLELKPVRKGILEAGNVGYLIAGVKDVHDTKVGDTITTVDNPAAEPLHGYKEIKPMVFSGLYPTNSDKYQELRDALDKYVLNDAALTYQPETSAALGFGFRCGFLGLLHMEIVQERLSREFNQDIITTIPNVEYHVTKRNGEKIVVDNPAFMPPLGEIDFIEEPYVKAQIVTPAEYIGNIMKLCMDRRGIHKSTTYLSPTRVDMQYELPLSEIIFDFYDKLKSISRGYASFDYEFIGYRESDLVKVEILLNGDPVDAFSFIVHRSKAYEWGRKLCSKLKELIPRQLFEVVIQAAIGSKVIARDVIKPLRKNVLAKCYGGDVTRKRKLLEKQKEGKKRMKQVGNVEIPQEAFLAILSMED, from the coding sequence ATGCTGAACATCAGGAATTTTTGCATAATTGCTCATATTGATCACGGTAAGTCGACTTTGGCAGATAGATTGCTCGAAAGAACAGGAGCAATATCGGAAAGAGAACTTGTCGATCAGGTTCTGGATGATATGGATCTCGAGCGTGAGCGCGGAATTACCATAAAGTCTCACGCTGTTCAAATGAAATATAAACATACAGACGGTATTGAATATACGCTTAATTTAATCGATACTCCCGGTCATGTTGATTTCACATACGAAGTTTCGCGTTCTCTTGCTGCCTGCGAAGGTGCAATATTAGTCGTAGATGCCTCTCAAGGTGTTGAAGCTCAGACCATCAGTAACCTTTATATGGCAATTGAAGCAGGTCTCGAAATTATTCCGGTTATTAATAAAATCGATCTGCCTAGTGCAGATATCGAAAATGTTTCTCAACAAATCATTGATCTAATTGGCTGTAAAAAGGAAGAGATTATTCTTGCATCGGCAAAACAAAAAATTGGTGTCGATGAAATATTAAAAGCAATTGTTGAAAGAATTCCACCACCTGAGGATAATCGAGATAAACCTCTTCGAGCATTGATTTTTGATTCAAAGTATGATACTTATCGCGGGGTTATTACTTATATCAGAATTTTTGATGGAGAATTAAAAGAGGGTCAAAAAATAAAATTCTTCCGGACAGATAAAACTTTTATCGCTGAAGAAGTCGGCGTGCTTGAACTGAAACCAGTCAGAAAAGGCATTCTTGAAGCAGGAAATGTTGGTTATCTGATCGCTGGTGTAAAAGATGTTCACGATACAAAAGTAGGAGATACAATTACCACGGTTGATAATCCAGCGGCTGAACCATTACACGGATACAAAGAAATAAAACCAATGGTTTTCAGCGGATTGTATCCAACTAACAGTGATAAATATCAAGAATTAAGAGATGCTTTAGATAAATATGTTCTAAACGATGCTGCCTTAACTTATCAACCAGAAACTTCAGCAGCGCTTGGATTTGGTTTTCGTTGTGGTTTTCTTGGATTACTTCATATGGAAATTGTTCAAGAAAGACTTTCGAGAGAATTTAATCAGGATATTATCACAACAATTCCAAATGTTGAGTATCATGTGACCAAGAGAAACGGCGAAAAAATTGTTGTGGATAATCCTGCCTTTATGCCTCCATTAGGTGAAATTGATTTTATAGAAGAACCTTATGTTAAAGCTCAGATTGTTACTCCAGCTGAATATATCGGGAATATTATGAAGTTATGTATGGATAGAAGAGGAATTCATAAAAGCACAACTTATTTGAGTCCCACTCGTGTGGATATGCAATACGAACTTCCCCTTTCCGAAATCATATTTGATTTTTATGATAAGTTAAAATCAATCTCCCGAGGCTATGCTTCATTTGATTATGAATTCATTGGTTATCGCGAATCTGATCTTGTTAAAGTAGAAATTTTATTAAATGGTGATCCAGTTGATGCATTTTCATTTATTGTCCATCGATCTAAAGCTTATGAATGGGGGAGAAAACTTTGTTCTAAATTGAAGGAACTTATCCCTCGTCAACTTTTCGAGGTTGTAATTCAAGCAGCCATTGGTAGTAAAGTAATTGCTCGTGATGTAATCAAACCACTTAGAAAAAATGTTCTTGCAAAATGTTATGGCGGAGATGTTACTCGAAAAAGAAAACTTCTTGAAAAGCAAAAAGAAGGCAAGAAGAGAATGAAGCAGGTTGGAAATGTAGAAATTCCGCAGGAAGCTTTCCTTGCTATCCTATCTATGGAAGATTGA
- the lepB gene encoding signal peptidase I produces the protein MIDWLKNYWRKRQEIKRKREEEKAKRTVKEKFLDNLRNFFWAAVAALILKTFVIEAYTIPTGSMEDTLLPGDFLLVTKFTLGATTPRNIPFTNVALPYYQFPKLKEVKRGDIIVFEYPGDRDELRHEEIMNYIKRCVGLPGDTITIVDKVLYVNGELFPPPPKMKFLNPVPTPKGIGNPYIFPRFSNFNEDNYGPLYVPKKGDTVHLSLDNIEQYRTLINREYGREVVRVIGDQITIDGVPAKTYVIKKNYYFMMGDNRDDSADSRFWGYVPEDLIIGEPLIIYWSWDKELPMFPDVIKKLSSIRLNRIAKLIHN, from the coding sequence ATGATAGATTGGCTCAAAAATTATTGGCGTAAACGACAGGAAATAAAAAGGAAGCGTGAAGAAGAAAAAGCAAAAAGAACCGTTAAAGAAAAGTTTCTGGATAATTTAAGAAACTTTTTCTGGGCTGCAGTTGCTGCATTAATTCTTAAAACATTTGTTATCGAAGCATATACTATTCCAACCGGTTCAATGGAAGATACTTTGCTGCCCGGTGATTTCCTGCTTGTAACCAAATTTACACTTGGTGCAACGACACCGAGAAATATCCCATTTACAAATGTTGCTTTGCCCTATTATCAGTTTCCCAAATTAAAAGAAGTTAAACGTGGAGATATAATTGTTTTTGAATATCCTGGCGATAGGGATGAGCTTCGACATGAAGAAATTATGAATTATATCAAAAGATGTGTCGGATTACCGGGCGATACTATAACGATTGTTGATAAAGTCTTGTATGTAAATGGCGAACTCTTTCCTCCGCCTCCAAAGATGAAATTTTTAAATCCAGTTCCAACTCCAAAAGGTATAGGTAATCCGTACATCTTTCCAAGATTTTCGAATTTCAATGAAGATAATTATGGACCACTTTATGTTCCCAAAAAAGGTGATACAGTCCATCTTTCACTTGATAATATTGAGCAATATCGCACTTTAATTAATCGTGAATACGGTCGAGAGGTTGTAAGAGTAATTGGTGACCAAATAACAATTGATGGTGTTCCAGCCAAGACTTATGTGATTAAAAAGAATTACTATTTTATGATGGGTGATAATCGTGATGATAGTGCTGATAGCCGCTTCTGGGGTTATGTTCCTGAAGATTTAATTATTGGCGAACCTCTTATCATTTATTGGTCGTGGGATAAAGAACTTCCAATGTTTCCTGATGTAATTAAAAAGTTGTCTTCCATCAGGTTAAATCGTATCGCTAAGTTGATACACAATTAA
- a CDS encoding S8 family serine peptidase has translation MTKRLIFFPIIFIFSLQLFSQSKYLIYFKDKGESDLRYFKKSEIESKLLAEYSPRAIERRKKVLGSEIFSYGDFPIYEPYILKLKEFGIEPVNKLKWFNAVSAYLSDAQLTAIKNLPFIQKIEKVKIFKSRNPNYNSSLELLNKIYSNNYGPSFTQLQLSEIPEVHSKGITGRNVIIGLLDSGFRWKSHEATENTDVLAEYDFVFQDTITANQSNDDPGQDVHGTMILSIVGGKKDGKLYGSAYDAKFILAKTEDIRSETRIEEDNYAAALEWMEQLGVDVTSSSLGYSEFDNPDESYTYRDMDGKTTIVARAVDSAFVRGVVTVTAAGNEYNSNWKYIVSPADAKYVLAVGAVNSDGSIASFSSRGPTSDGRIKPDVCAMGTMVYSVSVGSYSNYTYAYGTSASTPIVAGIAALLISHYPEINQYQVRDAIRNTASQSDRPDTIYGWGIANAKKAISYPLLIQRSGKSILYKTFFENSQIDSVRLVVLTDYSQSIVVNELMNSEISGFKFYYELPAALSPDDIYKFYFKYYSNGVEYREPQSEHFYTFQISSLKVFPPRRPLNQVTSFKLEQNYPNPFVNQTRFRFELPEQDWVTIEIYDVLGRKVKTLVDDVGLSRGVHDWIVWDGRDDNGNYVSSGIYFYNFKSMRFNSTKKLILLRK, from the coding sequence ATGACTAAGAGATTAATTTTTTTTCCAATCATTTTTATTTTTTCGCTCCAGCTTTTTTCTCAAAGTAAATATCTGATTTATTTTAAGGACAAAGGCGAAAGCGATTTAAGATATTTCAAAAAGTCAGAAATCGAATCAAAATTATTAGCTGAATATTCTCCAAGAGCAATCGAAAGAAGAAAAAAAGTTCTTGGCAGCGAAATATTTAGTTATGGAGATTTTCCGATTTATGAACCTTACATTTTGAAATTAAAAGAATTTGGAATTGAGCCCGTAAATAAATTGAAATGGTTTAATGCAGTTTCGGCCTACCTGAGTGATGCTCAATTAACTGCAATAAAAAATCTTCCTTTTATTCAAAAGATTGAAAAAGTAAAAATTTTTAAGAGTCGAAATCCAAATTACAATTCATCCTTAGAACTATTAAACAAAATTTATTCAAATAACTACGGACCTTCTTTTACTCAACTTCAATTATCAGAGATTCCAGAAGTTCATTCAAAGGGAATTACGGGTAGAAATGTGATAATTGGTTTGTTAGACTCAGGTTTTAGATGGAAATCACACGAAGCAACTGAAAATACAGATGTTTTAGCTGAATATGACTTTGTATTTCAGGATACAATCACAGCTAATCAATCCAATGATGATCCAGGACAAGATGTTCATGGTACAATGATTTTAAGCATCGTTGGTGGTAAGAAAGATGGAAAACTTTACGGCTCTGCCTATGATGCAAAATTTATTCTTGCAAAGACTGAAGATATTAGATCAGAAACAAGAATTGAAGAAGATAATTATGCTGCAGCACTTGAATGGATGGAACAACTCGGAGTTGATGTAACCAGCAGTTCACTTGGATATAGTGAATTTGATAATCCAGATGAAAGTTATACATATCGAGATATGGATGGTAAGACCACAATTGTTGCGCGAGCAGTTGATTCTGCATTTGTTCGAGGAGTGGTTACCGTCACAGCTGCGGGTAACGAATACAATTCAAATTGGAAATACATTGTCTCACCCGCCGATGCAAAATATGTCTTAGCAGTTGGTGCTGTGAATTCCGATGGTTCAATTGCATCATTTTCTTCTCGAGGACCAACAAGTGATGGTAGAATTAAGCCTGATGTTTGTGCGATGGGGACTATGGTTTACTCTGTTTCTGTTGGAAGTTATTCAAATTACACTTATGCTTATGGTACATCTGCATCGACGCCGATTGTCGCTGGAATAGCTGCTCTGCTTATTTCACATTATCCTGAAATAAATCAATATCAGGTGAGAGATGCAATAAGAAATACAGCAAGTCAATCGGATCGTCCTGATACGATTTATGGTTGGGGAATTGCAAATGCGAAGAAAGCTATTTCTTATCCACTTTTAATTCAAAGATCAGGCAAGTCCATTCTTTACAAAACCTTTTTTGAGAATTCACAAATTGACAGCGTAAGATTGGTTGTATTGACTGATTATTCTCAGTCAATTGTAGTGAATGAATTGATGAATTCTGAAATATCGGGCTTTAAGTTTTATTATGAATTGCCGGCAGCATTAAGTCCTGACGATATCTATAAATTTTATTTCAAATATTACTCAAATGGAGTTGAATATCGCGAACCACAAAGTGAGCACTTCTATACTTTCCAGATTTCTTCGTTGAAAGTTTTTCCACCAAGAAGACCATTAAATCAAGTAACTAGTTTCAAACTCGAGCAGAATTATCCTAATCCATTTGTAAATCAAACAAGATTCCGTTTCGAATTGCCCGAACAGGACTGGGTCACAATTGAAATTTATGATGTACTTGGCAGAAAAGTTAAAACTTTAGTTGATGATGTTGGACTTTCTCGAGGAGTTCACGATTGGATTGTGTGGGATGGCAGAGATGATAATGGTAATTATGTCTCGAGTGGAATTTATTTTTATAACTTTAAATCAATGAGATTTAATTCAACCAAGAAACTAATTTTATTGAGGAAATAA
- a CDS encoding YigZ family protein yields the protein MDKYFTIEEVFIDEISVKDSKFIAYLYPISSKEDFDKILKSLWKEHHKARHICYAYQLDEKTFHYYDDGEPSGTAGLRIYSAIKIKNLNYAAMFVVRYFGGTKLGTGPLAKAYFDASMKVLNKAKIVEKYFTVTFLIKLTYNQFERLKKILIEFTPYELKPIYTENIELKISVKEDLVEKFKILMRENGIETSLI from the coding sequence ATGGATAAATATTTTACTATAGAAGAAGTTTTTATTGATGAAATTAGTGTAAAAGACTCAAAATTTATTGCCTACTTATATCCAATTTCTTCAAAAGAAGATTTTGATAAAATTCTCAAAAGTTTATGGAAAGAACATCACAAAGCAAGGCATATCTGTTATGCTTATCAACTTGATGAAAAAACTTTTCATTATTATGATGATGGTGAACCAAGTGGAACAGCAGGACTGAGAATTTATTCAGCAATAAAAATAAAAAATCTAAATTATGCTGCTATGTTTGTTGTTCGATATTTTGGAGGGACAAAACTCGGAACTGGTCCACTTGCAAAAGCTTATTTCGATGCAAGTATGAAAGTCTTAAACAAAGCAAAAATTGTTGAAAAATATTTTACTGTCACTTTTCTGATCAAATTAACTTACAACCAATTCGAGCGGTTGAAAAAAATATTAATAGAATTTACTCCCTATGAATTAAAACCAATCTATACTGAAAATATAGAATTAAAAATCTCAGTAAAAGAAGACCTTGTTGAAAAATTCAAAATATTAATGAGAGAAAATGGAATAGAAACCTCACTAATTTAA